In the genome of Pieris napi chromosome 16, ilPieNapi1.2, whole genome shotgun sequence, one region contains:
- the LOC125057284 gene encoding uncharacterized protein LOC125057284 — protein sequence MSHLLVALALLTAEAAHAQLRPADAPPPLNDTRCGSECVRCSADGCIKCARLLIWPGGSCAHECPPGTRESWAHDDQLMGRVCYPGHVYHEILIGGACGVAACIILVAVGAAYARCKKRPHAHPLPQPNHDDDAQLREFHKQLDCLRPHAYTLLAILNHTRHQVRELYQLGNNDAAMAYSCVLSDLAKLLILLNKQHIPVVPEEWSRLASWADRILKRYSRLGINQSCQQTELVNLSSPPSQRSDDTTQSFSTFKPPSYSPTSYDSHILDKESPWSGRPPSYSQIESESIVLTDPWERRPIVRRESVWLEDELFEMTRRPQDELTTEL from the exons ATGAGCCACTTGCTGGTGGCGCTCGCGTTGTTGACGGCGGAGGCGGCCCATGCGCAACTGCGGCCGGCCGATGCGCCGCCGCCTCTAAACGACACAC GATGCGGTTCCGAATGCGTGAGATGTTCAGCTGACGGATGCATTAAATGTGCGCGCCTTCTCATATGGCCAGGAGGCTCGTGCGCCCACGAGTGTCCACCAGGGACTCGGGAATCTTGGGCACACGATGACCAGCTCATGGGCAGAGTCTGCTACCCAGGACATGTGTATCACGAA ATATTAATTGGCGGCGCGTGTGGAGTAGCTGCCTGTATAATTTTGGTAGCTGTGGGGGCTGCCTACGCACGTTGCAAGAAAAGGCCGCACGCACACCCTCTACCGCAACCAAATCACGATGATGACGCGCAACTAAGAGAATTTCACAAACAGCTGGACTGTTTACGA cctCACGCATACACTCTACTAGCTATACTCAACCACACGAGACACCAGGTGCGAGAGCTCTACCAGCTCGGGAATAATGATGCTGCAATGGCTtatag CTGTGTCTTGAGTGATCTGGCAAAGCTACTAATACTGCTGAACAAACAGCATATACCTGTGGTGCCTGAAGAATGGTCTCGACTCGCGAGCTGGGCTGATCg AATACTCAAACGCTACAGTCGTCTCGGTATTAATCAGTCATGTCAACAAACAGAACTCGTGAACTTGTCGTCCCCACCGAGCCAGCGGTCAGATGACACCACTCAATCATTCTCCACCTTCAAACCCCCCTCATACTCTCCTACATCCTATGATAGTCATATTTTAGATAAGGAAAGCCCGTGGAGTGGAAGACCACCAAGCTACTCTCAAATAGAATCAGAGTCCATAGTACTCACAGATCCCTGGGAGAGACGACCAATTGTAAGAAGAGAAAGTGTTTGGCTAGAAGACGAGTTATTTGAGATGACCAGGCGACCCCAAGACGAACTTACCACAGAGTTGTAG
- the LOC125057495 gene encoding dynein intermediate chain 3, ciliary-like gives MLTTNNKMKSYVRSTYAYTKLRKNLGRQPLFQDVPAHLIDSINPNIEEQKQYVLRNPVHREIQATMPQSQHEANTKQLVMHEQGINHTEGGWPRDVHLYNEDHLARHRRRVQHEDGYVHAILSLQPQLEHCIDQNNAIDMYQTYFASMNLQAPVEKYNVQIANVFTDPYLRPVSCIVWTDENTPKLVTSYSYQDYSKDMLLPTTCYVWDINKQTTPLYEFFPETTCWRLVCSPDHSDILITGLQNGTVNIFDSRSSQETVSKSSVYNSHRGPITGLLYTHSRTNTEFFSGSPDGQCLWWDRRYLSKPIDQLFMSIRQGPNVEPSYSNTEGVSSLEFDRGFPTRFLTGTESGLVINANRMGRSHSEILTSYWNAHEGAVRAVHRSPCTLRMFITCGDWNVRIWSEEVRTAPIIVTRPYRYQVTDVAWAPLRYSSYMAICEGGVFHYWDLLRKHHAPVATLHVSKHGLTRVTPHPSGESIAVGDKQGSIYILHLSENMILPNSQDKQLVHQIYDRETRREHILGNRVKEIRLKHKIDDATHMDIEDDDDEDLKSTEEDYFKMVNEELNSIDELLSTSKIL, from the coding sequence ATGTTGACAACGAATAACAAAATGAAAAGCTACGTTCGATCGACCTATGCATATACAAAACTTCGCAAAAACCTCGGTAGACAACCATTGTTTCAAGACGTACCTGCGCACCTAATAGACTCTATTAACCCCAATATCGAGGAGCAGAAACAGTATGTACTTCGCAATCCTGTTCACCGAGAAATACAAGCAACAATGCCGCAATCTCAACACGAAGCAAACACGAAACAATTGGTAATGCACGAGCAAGGCATAAATCATACTGAAGGCGGTTGGCCCCGTGATGTCCATCTTTACAATGAAGATCACCTAGCTCGGCACAGACGGCGTGTTCAACACGAGGACGGGTATGTTCATGCAATACTAAGCCTACAGCCACAACTGGAACATTGTATTGATCAAAATAACGCAATAGACATGTACCAAACGTACTTTGCTTCAATGAACCTTCAAGCGCCAGTCGAAAAATACAACGTTCAAATTGCAAATGTATTCACAGATCCATATCTACGGCCAGTATCTTGCATTGTTTGGACAGATGAAAATACACCTAAACTTGTTACATCCTACAGTTATCAAGATTACTCAAAAGATATGTTGTTACCAACTACTTGCTATGTATGGgacataaataaacaaacaactCCATTATACGAGTTTTTCCCGGAAACTACTTGCTGGCGGTTAGTATGTTCTCCCGATCACTCCGACATATTGATTACGGGTCTTCAGAACGGTACAGTTAATATCTTTGACAGTCGGAGTAGTCAAGAGACCGTTTCTAAGTCTTCTGTATATAATTCTCATCGTGGGCCAATCACTGGTCTTCTTTACACACATTCGCGTACAAATACAGAATTTTTCTCTGGATCTCCAGACGGTCAGTGTCTTTGGTGGGATAGAAGATATCTTTCTAAGCCTATTGATCAGCTTTTTATGTCAATTAGACAAGGACCTAACGTCGAACCGAGTTATTCCAATACTGAAGGTGTTAGCAGCCTTGAATTCGATCGCGGCTTTCCTACAAGGTTTTTAACAGGAACGGAATCTGGCTTAGTAATTAATGCAAATCGTATGGGGAGAAGCCACTCGGAAATTTTGACATCTTATTGGAACGCTCACGAAGGTGCTGTGAGAGCCGTTCACCGAAGTCCTTGTACGCTACGTATGTTTATAACTTGCGGAGATTGGAACGTCCGTATTTGGAGTGAAGAAGTTCGCACGGCGCCTATTATAGTCACACGCCCATATCGTTACCAGGTAACTGATGTCGCTTGGGCTCCTTTAAGATATTCTAGTTATATGGCGATTTGTGAAGGTGGGGTGTTCCACTATTGGGATTTACTGAGAAAACATCATGCACCTGTTGCAACGCTCCATGTTTCGAAGCACGGCCTAACTCGTGTAACACCGCACCCATCAGGCGAATCTATTGCAGTTGGAGATAAGCAGGGTTCAATATACATCCTTCACCTTTCCGAAAATATGATCCTTCCTAACAGCCAAGATAAGCAACTAGTTCATCAAATTTACGACCGTGAAACGCGTCGTGAACATATATTAGGCAATAGAGTTAAAGAAATacgtttaaaacataaaattgatGACGCTACGCATATGGATATCgaagatgatgatgatgaagatTTAAAATCCACAGAAgaagattattttaaaatggttaACGAGGAATTAAATAGTATTGACGAATTATTGTCTACAagcaaaattttatga